From a single Lentimicrobiaceae bacterium genomic region:
- a CDS encoding ABC transporter permease, translated as MISNYLRSAIRNFNRNKFYSVINILGLSLGLTATIFILLYIKDELGYDKHFAQYDRIYRLEGDFTINDKHDRFAVSSSALAPALKIEFPEIESFCRFAQNDNAIIKYNEKEFYEKKVLFADSTAPSMFSLKFTEGNPLNSLNEPFELIMSESTAKKYFGTEPAYGKSVKTGNGNSFKVSGVFEDLPDNTHLKFDILMSANTLASLFGRERFNSLEPMAFWNVSMYSYIKLKPNSNIADIEAKFPDVYNKYMKSIGDQINASFSLLTTRLDKIHHTSKLAADQPVGNMAYIWVFGAVAVLILLLASINYMNLATARAATRAKEVGLRKVVGANRLQLGTQFLSESMILSIAALLISLALIQLLLPAFNDLSGKNLSFSLFTNIGIFAGILGISLLTGLLSGIYPAVVLSSYQPAMVLKGKLKNGSKSTWMRKVLVTFQLIISVTMITGTLVIYNQLGFMRDADLGFDKENLMVVDIQDTTFRKRVDEFKEELLRNPNILAASSSLGVPGDGISIQVMRVEKENKMQEYALNLIPCDYDFPNLLRLTFVNGRSFDREMGTDKLEAAIINEAAATAMGWGKNAIGKKIHFGFELDGSGGRMLKVIGVVKDFNYVSLHNKVEPLVMFIPNFPANTLSIRLKPGYTESTIDFIRDKWNLFGANRPFDYRFLSKDFEKQYMAESKLGKVFSTFAGLSIFIALLGLLGLSSFIAMQRSKEIGIRKVLGSSVSKIVFMLYKESILLVMIACVIAIPVSAYFLKDWLQNFAYHVDITWLTYAIAVLSSLLVALISVSFHSIKAATSNPVNAIKYE; from the coding sequence ATGATAAGTAACTATTTAAGAAGTGCCATCAGAAACTTCAACCGCAACAAATTCTATTCAGTCATCAACATACTTGGTTTGTCGCTCGGACTTACTGCAACCATTTTCATACTTCTCTACATCAAGGATGAATTGGGGTATGATAAACATTTTGCTCAATACGACAGAATATACAGGCTTGAAGGTGACTTTACGATAAATGACAAACACGACCGCTTTGCCGTTAGCTCGTCAGCTTTAGCTCCTGCCCTGAAAATTGAATTTCCGGAGATTGAGTCCTTTTGCAGATTTGCACAAAATGACAACGCCATCATCAAATACAACGAAAAGGAGTTTTATGAAAAAAAGGTGCTGTTTGCCGACTCCACAGCGCCTTCCATGTTCTCGTTAAAGTTTACAGAAGGTAACCCCTTAAACTCATTGAACGAACCCTTCGAACTTATCATGAGTGAAAGTACAGCCAAAAAATATTTCGGAACCGAACCGGCTTATGGCAAATCAGTAAAAACAGGCAACGGCAATAGCTTTAAAGTGTCAGGCGTTTTTGAGGATTTGCCTGACAATACCCATTTGAAATTTGACATATTGATGTCGGCAAACACGCTTGCCAGTTTATTTGGACGCGAGCGATTCAACAGTCTGGAGCCAATGGCTTTCTGGAATGTGAGCATGTATAGCTATATTAAATTGAAGCCCAACAGTAACATTGCAGATATTGAAGCAAAATTCCCAGACGTTTACAATAAATACATGAAATCGATTGGCGATCAAATCAACGCCTCTTTTTCGCTGCTCACCACCCGCCTTGATAAAATTCATCACACATCAAAACTTGCAGCAGACCAGCCCGTAGGCAATATGGCCTACATATGGGTTTTTGGCGCTGTTGCCGTCCTCATTTTATTGCTGGCTTCCATCAACTATATGAATCTGGCAACAGCCAGGGCTGCAACAAGAGCAAAAGAAGTCGGACTTCGCAAGGTGGTTGGAGCAAACAGATTACAGCTTGGCACACAATTTCTGAGCGAAAGCATGATCCTTTCAATTGCAGCATTATTGATTTCGCTGGCACTTATCCAGTTGTTACTGCCGGCATTTAACGACCTTTCAGGTAAAAATCTATCATTCAGCCTGTTTACAAACATTGGCATATTTGCAGGTATACTGGGCATTTCGTTATTAACAGGGCTGCTTTCTGGCATTTACCCGGCTGTTGTATTGTCATCATACCAGCCCGCCATGGTTTTGAAAGGAAAACTTAAAAATGGCAGTAAAAGCACCTGGATGCGTAAAGTACTGGTTACCTTCCAGTTAATTATATCCGTTACTATGATTACCGGAACACTGGTCATATACAATCAGCTGGGATTTATGCGCGATGCCGATTTGGGGTTTGACAAAGAGAACTTAATGGTTGTAGACATACAGGACACAACTTTCAGAAAAAGAGTAGATGAGTTTAAAGAAGAGTTATTGCGCAACCCCAACATTTTAGCGGCCAGTTCATCGCTTGGCGTTCCGGGCGACGGAATCAGCATTCAGGTAATGCGGGTTGAAAAAGAAAACAAGATGCAGGAATATGCGTTAAACCTGATACCTTGTGACTATGACTTCCCCAACTTGCTTCGCCTCACATTTGTAAATGGCCGCAGTTTTGACCGTGAAATGGGTACCGATAAGCTTGAAGCAGCCATCATCAACGAAGCGGCGGCCACTGCGATGGGCTGGGGCAAAAATGCCATCGGCAAAAAAATTCATTTCGGTTTTGAACTTGATGGAAGCGGCGGTCGTATGCTTAAAGTGATTGGAGTTGTAAAAGACTTTAATTATGTTTCGCTGCACAACAAAGTTGAACCTCTGGTGATGTTTATCCCGAACTTCCCGGCCAATACACTCTCCATCAGACTAAAACCAGGATACACCGAAAGCACCATAGATTTTATTCGCGACAAGTGGAATCTTTTTGGCGCAAACAGGCCATTTGACTATCGTTTTTTGAGCAAAGACTTTGAAAAACAATATATGGCTGAATCAAAACTGGGAAAAGTTTTCTCCACATTTGCCGGGCTTTCAATATTTATTGCATTGCTGGGCTTACTCGGGCTCTCCTCGTTTATTGCCATGCAGCGCTCAAAAGAAATCGGCATTCGAAAAGTTCTGGGCTCCTCTGTAAGTAAAATTGTGTTCATGCTTTACAAGGAATCTATTCTGCTTGTCATGATAGCCTGCGTGATTGCCATTCCTGTTTCAGCCTATTTTCTCAAAGACTGGTTGCAAAACTTTGCCTATCACGTGGATATTACATGGCTAACGTATGCAATTGCCGTTTTATCATCATTGCTCGTCGCCCTTATATCGGTTAGTTTTCATTCTATCAAAGCTGCAACGTCTAATCCTGTTAATGCGATTAAATATGAGTAA
- a CDS encoding dicarboxylate/amino acid:cation symporter, translating into MKKIEMHWQILIALAAGTLFGLYFHPQVIWISWVGTLFLSLLKMVIIPLVLTSIITGVSGIGSAESLGRLGLKTISFYIFTSLLAILLGLSLVNLIEPGLGADLSLAEKVSNIPATEQSIGQLLLASIPENIFKSLSEGNMLPIIFFAIVFGFFINTVSEKHQQALNNFFTATYEVMMKITLTVIKLTPLGVFAIIATVTSRYAGDGYALGQVFSRMGIFMLTVILALFLHTFLTLHLTLWGIGRINPFRHFKNMSTPLLTAFSTSSSSATLPLTMEAVETKDGVSNKIASFTIPLGATINMNGTALYECIAVLFIAQAYGIELNMGQQIIVVLTALLAAIGSAGIPMAGLVMMTIVLKAVGLPLEGIGLILAVDRLLDMFRTAVNVYGDTCAAAIIAKSEGEKLKL; encoded by the coding sequence ATGAAGAAAATTGAAATGCACTGGCAAATATTAATTGCACTCGCAGCCGGCACCCTTTTCGGACTTTATTTCCATCCACAGGTCATATGGATAAGCTGGGTTGGCACATTGTTTCTTTCGCTGCTCAAAATGGTTATCATCCCCCTGGTGCTTACTTCAATCATAACAGGAGTATCAGGCATTGGCAGTGCTGAAAGCCTGGGAAGGCTGGGACTTAAAACCATTTCATTTTATATCTTCACCAGTCTGCTTGCTATTTTACTGGGATTATCGCTGGTAAATCTTATTGAGCCCGGCCTTGGCGCCGACTTATCACTGGCCGAAAAGGTGAGTAACATACCAGCTACCGAGCAATCAATAGGCCAGTTGTTATTGGCCTCAATTCCTGAAAACATCTTTAAATCGTTGAGTGAGGGCAACATGCTTCCTATCATTTTCTTTGCCATTGTTTTTGGATTTTTTATCAATACGGTATCAGAGAAACATCAGCAAGCGCTCAACAACTTTTTCACTGCCACCTACGAAGTTATGATGAAAATAACTTTAACGGTTATTAAACTTACGCCATTGGGTGTATTTGCAATAATAGCAACAGTAACATCCAGATATGCCGGTGACGGATATGCCTTAGGGCAAGTATTTTCGAGAATGGGAATATTTATGCTGACAGTTATTTTAGCTTTATTTTTACATACTTTCCTCACACTTCATCTGACATTGTGGGGCATTGGCCGTATAAATCCTTTCAGGCATTTTAAAAACATGTCGACACCCTTACTTACTGCATTCTCAACATCTTCATCAAGCGCCACCCTTCCCTTAACAATGGAAGCGGTTGAAACTAAAGACGGGGTTTCAAACAAAATAGCCAGTTTTACAATCCCCCTGGGAGCGACCATCAACATGAATGGAACGGCTCTTTATGAATGCATTGCAGTTCTCTTTATTGCCCAGGCTTATGGCATTGAGCTAAATATGGGCCAGCAAATAATTGTTGTTTTAACAGCCTTACTGGCGGCCATTGGTTCAGCAGGCATTCCCATGGCAGGACTGGTAATGATGACTATTGTGCTGAAAGCAGTAGGGCTGCCATTGGAAGGCATCGGATTAATTCTGGCAGTTGACCGCTTGCTCGACATGTTTCGCACGGCGGTGAATGTATATGGTGACACCTGTGCCGCAGCCATTATTGCAAAATCGGAAGGCGAAAAATTGAAATTATAA
- a CDS encoding T9SS type A sorting domain-containing protein gives MNKVLIMVFMASFAVSMVKAQHQNVVIGTMRNPNEPSIVINPANTSQMMAGANLDNFYFSSDGGYTWSENRLTSSAHGVWGDPCIVVDTLGNFYYFHLSNPPVGSWIDRIVCQRTDNNGLTWNDGAGIGLNGTKAQDKEWVVLDAATNTLMVTWTQFDSYGSAASSDSSLILFSKSSDLGLTWTEPVRLNEKAGDCIDSDNTVEGAVPAIGPEGQIYVAWAGPDGLVFDKSTDGGQTWLSHDIFVSEIPGGWDYDIAGISRANGLPVTCCDLSNGPNRGTIYINWSDQRNGLTDTDIWLVKSTDGGYTWTAPVRVNDDLPGKQQFFCWMTIDQTNGNLWFVFYDRRNYNDNNTDVFMAVSDDGGLTFENFKVSDSPFVPVPSVFFGDYTNVSAHNNVIRPIWTRLHQNQLSIMTAIVNPLLLKPDVPIVQQAENASAFPNPFAGNTTISFKVHHQSQVTLAVYDIVGRQVLNIIDHEWIGPGKYIREFNAESLMLKAGVYYFRLCIDNNETVKRIVYAPL, from the coding sequence ATGAATAAAGTATTGATAATGGTGTTTATGGCTTCGTTTGCTGTGTCAATGGTCAAGGCACAGCATCAGAATGTTGTAATTGGAACTATGCGAAATCCCAATGAGCCTTCAATCGTCATTAATCCGGCCAATACCAGCCAGATGATGGCCGGAGCCAATCTCGATAATTTTTACTTTTCTTCGGATGGAGGATATACCTGGAGCGAAAATCGTTTGACTTCGTCTGCTCATGGAGTATGGGGCGATCCATGTATAGTAGTTGATACGCTCGGCAATTTTTACTACTTTCATCTTTCCAATCCTCCTGTTGGGTCGTGGATTGATCGGATTGTTTGTCAGCGCACTGATAACAATGGTTTAACATGGAACGATGGTGCGGGAATTGGCCTTAATGGTACAAAAGCTCAGGATAAAGAGTGGGTGGTGCTTGATGCTGCTACCAATACGCTGATGGTAACATGGACGCAGTTTGACTCTTATGGAAGTGCCGCCTCCTCTGATTCCAGTTTGATTCTGTTCTCTAAATCTTCAGATTTGGGATTAACCTGGACTGAGCCCGTTCGCTTAAATGAGAAGGCCGGTGATTGTATTGACAGCGATAATACTGTAGAAGGTGCTGTGCCCGCTATTGGCCCCGAAGGGCAAATTTATGTTGCCTGGGCTGGCCCTGACGGGCTCGTCTTTGATAAATCAACAGATGGCGGACAAACCTGGCTTTCGCACGATATTTTTGTAAGCGAAATTCCTGGCGGGTGGGATTATGACATTGCCGGTATTTCAAGGGCCAATGGACTTCCGGTTACCTGCTGCGATTTAAGTAACGGGCCAAACAGAGGTACTATTTATATTAATTGGTCTGACCAGCGTAACGGTTTGACAGATACCGATATATGGCTTGTTAAGTCAACAGATGGTGGTTATACCTGGACAGCTCCCGTCAGGGTAAATGATGATCTGCCGGGTAAGCAACAGTTTTTTTGCTGGATGACCATTGATCAAACCAACGGAAATCTCTGGTTTGTTTTTTACGACAGACGGAATTATAACGATAACAATACCGATGTTTTTATGGCTGTGTCTGATGATGGAGGCCTTACTTTTGAAAACTTTAAAGTGAGTGATTCTCCCTTTGTACCTGTGCCATCGGTTTTTTTTGGTGATTATACCAATGTTTCAGCACATAACAATGTGATAAGGCCAATATGGACCCGTCTACACCAGAATCAGCTCAGTATTATGACAGCCATCGTAAATCCGCTTTTATTAAAGCCTGATGTGCCCATTGTTCAACAAGCTGAAAACGCCAGTGCTTTCCCTAATCCTTTTGCAGGAAATACAACAATTTCATTTAAAGTTCACCATCAATCTCAGGTAACATTAGCCGTATATGATATTGTAGGGCGTCAGGTCTTAAACATAATCGACCATGAATGGATTGGGCCGGGGAAATACATCAGGGAGTTTAACGCTGAATCGTTGATGCTGAAAGCCGGGGTTTATTACTTCAGGCTTTGTATTGATAACAACGAAACTGTAAAACGAATCGTTTATGCCCCCCTTTAG
- a CDS encoding tRNA-dihydrouridine synthase, producing the protein MSTYANNFWRDLKGSVWALAPMEDVTDTVFREIVLSLSAPENLHLLFTEFTSVDGLCHPVGRQAVLHRLFVNDSERKLLKERNVRLIAQLWGTDPQKFYEAGKYLSTAFDFDGIDINMGCPVDKVVKQGACSALIDQPALAIEIINATAESTALPVSVKTRTGVKTHQTEKWMAHLLQSRVSAITLHGRTQKMQSLYPAEWEQIAIAARVRNSLNPQVKLLGNGDVASLEQASRLVENSGADGAMIGRGIFANPWLFAKNNAEPGAVDRLLVLKKHIQLFSVTWQSSRNFSIMKRFFKIYVHGFAGAVGLRASLMLANQPSEAIKLVDLFLAEHAAG; encoded by the coding sequence ATGAGTACTTATGCCAACAACTTCTGGAGGGATCTGAAGGGGAGTGTTTGGGCTCTTGCGCCCATGGAAGATGTTACCGATACTGTCTTTCGCGAAATTGTACTGTCACTTTCGGCGCCTGAAAACCTTCACCTCCTGTTTACTGAGTTTACCTCTGTTGACGGTTTGTGCCATCCGGTGGGCAGGCAGGCTGTGTTGCACAGGTTGTTTGTGAATGACTCTGAACGTAAACTGTTGAAGGAGCGAAATGTCAGGCTTATTGCTCAGCTTTGGGGAACAGACCCTCAAAAATTTTACGAAGCCGGAAAATACCTTTCTACTGCATTTGATTTTGACGGAATCGACATCAATATGGGCTGCCCGGTTGATAAGGTTGTAAAACAGGGTGCCTGTTCCGCTTTGATAGATCAACCGGCGCTGGCCATTGAAATTATCAATGCAACAGCTGAATCTACTGCTTTGCCGGTAAGTGTAAAAACCCGCACCGGAGTTAAAACCCACCAAACAGAGAAGTGGATGGCTCATTTGCTGCAAAGCAGGGTTTCTGCCATTACTTTGCACGGACGAACTCAAAAAATGCAATCGTTATATCCGGCAGAGTGGGAGCAGATTGCCATCGCAGCCCGGGTCAGAAACAGCCTTAATCCACAGGTGAAACTTCTGGGAAACGGTGATGTGGCAAGTTTAGAGCAAGCCAGCCGTTTGGTAGAAAATTCAGGTGCCGATGGAGCCATGATTGGACGGGGGATTTTTGCAAATCCCTGGCTCTTTGCTAAAAACAATGCCGAACCGGGAGCAGTTGATAGATTGCTTGTGCTGAAAAAACATATTCAGCTGTTCTCCGTCACCTGGCAAAGCAGCCGCAATTTTAGCATCATGAAACGTTTTTTTAAAATTTATGTGCATGGATTTGCTGGTGCTGTTGGATTAAGAGCTTCTCTTATGCTTGCAAATCAGCCATCAGAAGCAATTAAATTGGTTGATTTATTTTTAGCTGAACATGCTGCCGGCTAA
- a CDS encoding ABC transporter permease, whose amino-acid sequence MPLTKRGMIHENNANDNQLCTMSLIQNYLKTAVRNLVRLRIHSIINISGLAIGLSCFFIIMLYVDDETKFDQHHSKSERIYRMVSTSDFEGVAERSSSCPAPLGPTIAQEYPYIIDKMTRVFNDWSSEFYIEYKDKGYREKRLFFVDSTFADIFDIELINGNRNEALSTPYTALITASTAKRYFGNANPVGKVIKLEGKTNITITGVIADTPSQSHFTYDFLVSMSTLRMLWGGHMPSTWVYNPFWTYILLKPGADIRTLEEKLPAFTSKYFYDAEKDHITLTVQPLTKIHLSSALDYEIEPNGKLSYVRILTAVAFFILMIAIINYINLSTAFADRRSRETAIRKVSGATYRQLFLQYLGESLLLTLIALTLSLAIIELLLPAFNSFAGKNILSSSVYKGDFLLKILFTWLITSLLSGIYPAFFLSRYKPVGILKGRNGNHSINPTGRKIMVVLQFSLSIMLITASMMAFDQLNFLRNASLGFEKENIIFIPVNRSPVVKQYEAFKSELMNQPGIKGVTAVDYIIGTDHNNHEFRPEGYPADKWQFYPALVVRDDFVNVFNIKIVAGRDYFKKSKTDPMESILINEAMVNHMGWKSNQDAIGKKFNSRIGNEKVVGVFKNFHASSLHSKAGPLVINIKEDPREIDAFTNFVAVKLTAGNQQEIISKINEIWKSYAPGRPFEYTFLNTELNKLYREEEYLGKSAAILSILTILIAAMGLFGLVYYMAAQRTREIGIRKVLGANTYSLVKLLISGYIRLIAISNLIAWPATYLVINYWFSSFAYHTSLNWWYFIYSGLISFILSAGIAGIRAYHVSGINPAVTLKYE is encoded by the coding sequence GTGCCACTTACAAAACGTGGCATGATTCATGAAAACAATGCAAATGATAACCAGTTGTGCACTATGTCATTAATTCAGAATTATCTTAAAACAGCAGTAAGAAATCTGGTCAGACTCAGGATTCATTCGATTATCAATATTTCGGGTCTGGCTATCGGGTTATCGTGTTTCTTCATTATCATGCTTTATGTGGATGATGAAACGAAATTTGACCAACACCACAGCAAGTCGGAAAGAATATACAGAATGGTCAGCACCTCCGATTTTGAAGGAGTGGCTGAACGTTCGTCAAGTTGCCCGGCCCCGCTGGGCCCTACAATCGCACAGGAGTATCCCTATATCATTGACAAAATGACAAGGGTTTTCAACGATTGGTCATCGGAGTTTTATATTGAATACAAAGACAAAGGCTATCGCGAAAAACGCCTTTTCTTTGTTGATTCAACATTTGCTGATATTTTTGATATTGAACTCATTAACGGAAACCGCAATGAGGCACTTTCCACTCCTTATACAGCCCTGATAACTGCTTCCACAGCCAAAAGGTACTTTGGAAACGCAAACCCGGTGGGAAAAGTGATAAAACTGGAAGGAAAAACAAATATTACCATAACAGGTGTAATAGCCGACACTCCTTCTCAATCCCACTTTACCTATGATTTTTTGGTTTCCATGTCAACTTTGCGTATGCTTTGGGGAGGGCATATGCCATCAACATGGGTATACAATCCATTCTGGACTTACATTTTGTTAAAACCTGGAGCAGACATCCGCACGCTTGAAGAAAAGCTGCCCGCCTTTACAAGTAAATATTTTTACGATGCTGAAAAAGATCACATTACACTCACGGTTCAGCCTTTAACAAAAATCCACCTGAGTTCGGCCCTTGATTATGAAATTGAGCCTAACGGCAAATTAAGCTATGTAAGAATACTTACAGCCGTTGCCTTTTTTATTCTGATGATTGCCATTATCAATTACATTAACCTTTCAACAGCCTTTGCCGACCGCCGCTCGCGCGAAACAGCCATCAGAAAAGTATCAGGAGCCACTTACAGGCAACTGTTTTTACAATACCTGGGCGAATCATTATTGCTAACCCTGATAGCGCTCACGCTTTCACTTGCAATCATCGAACTGTTGCTTCCTGCGTTTAATTCTTTTGCCGGCAAAAACATCCTGTCTTCTTCGGTTTACAAAGGTGATTTTCTTTTAAAAATACTATTTACATGGTTAATAACCAGTCTTTTATCGGGCATATATCCGGCATTCTTTTTATCCCGCTATAAACCTGTTGGCATTCTGAAAGGGAGAAACGGCAATCATTCCATTAATCCAACGGGTCGTAAAATAATGGTTGTGCTTCAGTTTAGCTTGTCAATCATGCTGATTACAGCCTCAATGATGGCTTTCGATCAACTCAATTTTCTGCGCAACGCCAGTCTGGGGTTTGAAAAAGAAAACATTATTTTCATTCCGGTAAACCGCTCACCTGTTGTAAAGCAATATGAAGCATTCAAGAGCGAGTTAATGAACCAACCGGGAATCAAAGGTGTAACAGCTGTAGATTACATTATCGGCACCGACCATAACAATCATGAATTCAGGCCTGAAGGCTATCCGGCTGACAAATGGCAATTCTATCCGGCACTGGTAGTACGTGACGATTTTGTAAACGTATTTAACATTAAAATAGTTGCCGGCCGCGACTACTTTAAAAAAAGCAAAACCGATCCTATGGAATCCATCCTTATCAATGAAGCCATGGTAAACCATATGGGATGGAAATCAAACCAGGACGCTATCGGAAAGAAATTCAATTCAAGAATTGGCAATGAGAAGGTAGTTGGTGTTTTCAAAAATTTTCATGCCAGCTCGCTTCACAGCAAAGCCGGCCCTCTGGTCATCAATATTAAGGAAGACCCAAGAGAAATTGATGCATTTACCAACTTTGTGGCAGTAAAGCTAACAGCCGGCAACCAGCAGGAAATTATATCAAAAATTAACGAAATCTGGAAAAGTTATGCTCCGGGAAGGCCTTTTGAATATACATTTCTTAATACAGAGCTGAACAAACTTTACCGCGAAGAGGAATACCTGGGTAAATCGGCGGCTATACTTTCAATATTGACAATATTGATTGCAGCCATGGGGCTTTTTGGACTTGTTTACTATATGGCCGCACAGCGCACCCGTGAAATAGGCATCCGCAAGGTTCTGGGAGCCAACACCTACAGTTTGGTAAAATTACTGATTTCAGGATACATACGCCTGATTGCCATAAGCAATCTTATTGCCTGGCCGGCCACCTATCTGGTTATAAACTACTGGTTCAGCTCCTTCGCCTATCATACAAGCCTAAACTGGTGGTACTTCATTTACTCGGGGCTCATCTCCTTTATCCTGTCGGCAGGCATTGCCGGCATCAGGGCCTACCATGTTTCAGGCATCAATCCGGCAGTAACACTTAAATACGAGTAA
- a CDS encoding tetratricopeptide repeat protein codes for MKIAEINEWYNRVCELLKQRRLIDALDKISSVISDKDITDYAEQLDNIRFTYSNMLSYTVKGVEDPSQSQIYNQTLVSAYELTDLVKAGLLMQPGFRLAGLKHDLELQMRRDKEDMADSLLGLSFDNELNDMLLNTVLFDDESESAQAVKHRQVILRVFHQLWLTDKFSQNDAEIVSRLFGSSSLPWYEKAMMISALTLGLIRCFDVRKVEILLSLYRMDDPQLSQRALVGVLLVMSLYENRLKLYPGLQAGLQSLSFEEGWANDAVGIIIQLIRAKDTDRITRKFREEIIPDIVKFNQDLSEKLNLDKLLLADEESDKNPEWEKYFDSQPDLTRKLEELTNMQMEGADVFLSAFSMLKSFDFFNDIHHWFMPFYPQHYAIVNALRKEDAAFGNVLIRGVENSPYMCNSDKFSFVLNIANLPVAQKEMMAQMFGAEIEQFEELMGEELSDPQLRKKRIIIQYIQDLYRFFKLHRLRYETGDIFQLPLDVHNTVVFQEVVTDSVSYKLIADFYFDNSHFEEALAVYHHLASQGESSAELFEKSGYCLQQLGSYDEAISMYRRADLFDTNRKWLLGKIAQCYLKKSDSNEALNAYLELSMLEPGNLRTKAAIGTCYLNMEQFDKALEYFYAIDFDEPGSAKAMRPVAWCLFALGRVEDAQSYYNQLLEMEPNAYDFMNAGHVALCLNQRQQAVEYYKESVQLRNGNLSAFLRGFVADRKLLLTNGVNPSELPLMLDYLRVILKAEA; via the coding sequence ATGAAGATTGCTGAAATAAATGAATGGTACAACAGGGTGTGCGAGCTTTTAAAGCAACGACGGCTTATCGATGCTTTGGATAAGATCTCCTCTGTTATATCAGATAAAGACATTACCGACTATGCTGAACAACTTGACAATATCAGGTTTACTTACAGTAATATGTTGAGTTATACGGTTAAAGGTGTTGAAGATCCAAGTCAGAGTCAAATATATAATCAAACGCTGGTTTCGGCTTATGAGCTGACCGACCTCGTGAAGGCAGGTTTGCTGATGCAACCAGGATTTCGTCTGGCAGGGCTGAAACATGATCTGGAGCTTCAGATGCGAAGAGATAAGGAAGATATGGCTGACAGCCTGCTTGGCTTGTCGTTTGACAATGAGTTGAATGATATGTTGCTGAATACGGTTTTATTTGACGATGAGTCGGAAAGTGCTCAGGCGGTTAAACACCGGCAGGTAATTCTGCGCGTTTTTCACCAGCTTTGGCTTACCGATAAATTTTCGCAGAACGATGCCGAAATAGTCAGCAGGCTGTTTGGTAGCAGCTCGTTACCCTGGTACGAAAAAGCCATGATGATCAGTGCTTTAACGCTTGGATTAATCAGGTGTTTTGATGTCAGAAAGGTTGAAATCCTCCTCTCGTTGTACCGAATGGACGATCCGCAGCTTAGCCAGCGGGCCCTGGTTGGTGTTTTGCTGGTTATGAGTTTGTACGAAAACCGGTTGAAACTTTATCCCGGCTTACAAGCCGGCTTGCAGTCATTAAGTTTTGAGGAGGGCTGGGCAAATGATGCAGTTGGTATCATTATCCAGTTAATAAGAGCAAAAGATACTGATAGAATTACCCGAAAGTTCAGAGAGGAAATCATTCCTGATATTGTTAAGTTTAACCAGGATTTGAGCGAAAAGCTGAATCTTGACAAGCTGTTGCTTGCTGATGAAGAGTCTGATAAAAATCCTGAATGGGAGAAGTATTTTGATTCTCAGCCTGACCTTACACGCAAACTGGAAGAGCTGACCAATATGCAGATGGAGGGGGCTGATGTATTTCTCAGTGCCTTCTCTATGCTCAAATCATTTGACTTTTTCAATGACATACACCACTGGTTTATGCCTTTTTATCCGCAACATTACGCGATTGTAAATGCACTTCGCAAGGAAGATGCAGCTTTTGGCAATGTATTGATTCGCGGAGTCGAAAATTCACCCTATATGTGTAATTCCGATAAGTTTTCGTTTGTGCTTAATATTGCAAATCTGCCTGTGGCGCAAAAGGAAATGATGGCTCAGATGTTTGGGGCTGAAATTGAGCAGTTTGAAGAGTTAATGGGCGAGGAGCTGAGTGATCCGCAACTAAGAAAAAAACGAATCATCATTCAGTACATCCAGGACTTGTACAGGTTTTTTAAGCTTCATCGTTTAAGATATGAAACCGGCGATATTTTTCAGCTTCCGCTTGATGTGCACAATACGGTGGTTTTTCAGGAAGTTGTTACTGATTCAGTCAGTTATAAATTAATTGCAGACTTTTATTTCGATAATTCGCATTTCGAAGAGGCTCTTGCTGTGTATCATCATTTGGCCAGTCAGGGTGAAAGCAGTGCAGAACTATTCGAAAAATCAGGATATTGCCTGCAGCAACTCGGCAGCTACGATGAGGCCATTTCCATGTACCGTAGGGCCGATCTGTTTGATACCAACCGTAAATGGCTGCTGGGGAAAATTGCGCAATGTTACCTTAAAAAGTCTGATTCAAATGAAGCGCTGAATGCATACCTTGAATTGTCAATGCTTGAGCCCGGTAACCTGAGAACAAAAGCAGCCATCGGGACTTGTTATCTTAACATGGAGCAGTTTGATAAAGCCCTGGAATACTTTTATGCCATTGATTTTGATGAGCCGGGTTCGGCAAAAGCCATGCGTCCGGTCGCCTGGTGCCTTTTTGCCCTGGGAAGGGTAGAAGATGCACAGTCTTATTATAATCAACTGCTTGAAATGGAGCCTAATGCATATGATTTCATGAATGCAGGACATGTGGCCCTTTGTCTGAATCAACGGCAACAAGCGGTGGAGTATTATAAAGAGAGTGTTCAGCTCAGAAATGGTAATCTTTCAGCATTTCTGCGTGGTTTTGTGGCCGATCGCAAATTGCTTCTGACAAATGGTGTCAATCCATCAGAGTTGCCTTTGATGCTCGATTATCTGAGGGTTATTTTGAAAGCTGAAGCCTGA